A region from the Hippopotamus amphibius kiboko isolate mHipAmp2 chromosome 15, mHipAmp2.hap2, whole genome shotgun sequence genome encodes:
- the LOC130837282 gene encoding olfactory receptor 1361-like, translating to MDNQTRVFEFILLSLSEQPLQRQVLLSLSFSLYLIGCLGNLLTILAIISDPHLHSPMYFFLSNLSLLDICFTSTIIPKMLVNHLCGLTTISFSACLAQMYFSITFGAADSILLSAMAYDRYLTICCPLHYTTIMSILRCVLLVGIPWISANLISMIHTILMTRLSFCTNRIAHFFCDLNTLIKLSCSDTHVNEMLVLVLGGSMVLIPFVCIMASYTPIAVVVWKVTSAWGKWKAFSTCGSHLCVVCLFYGTIIGVYFNPVSTHTPQKDMAATVMYTMVTPMLNPFIYSLRNQDLKGALRKLFIRNHYAKPL from the coding sequence ATGGACAATCAGACCCGAGTCTTTGAATTCATCCTTCTCAGTCTCTCAGAGCAGCCCCTGCAGAGGCAGGTGCTCCTCAGTCTGTCCTTCAGCCTGTATCTGATTGGGTGCCTGGGGAATCTGCTCACCATCCTGGCCATCATCTCGGATCCTCACCTCCACagccccatgtacttcttcctcagcaaCTTGTCTCTTCTTGACATCTGCTTTACCTCCACCATCATCCCCAAGATGCTGGTGAACCATCTGTGTGGGCTCACCACCATCTCCTTCTCGGCTTGCCTGGCCCAGATGTATTTCTCCATCACCTTTGGGGCAGCTGACAGCATCCTTCTCTCAGCCATGGCTTATGACCGCTACCTGACCATCTGCTGCCCACTGCACTACACGACAATCATGAGCATCCTTCGGTGTGTCTTGCTGGTGGGGATACCCTGGATCTCAGCCAACCTCATCTCCATGATCCACACTATCCTGATGACTCGCTTGTCCTTTTGCACCAACAGGATCGCACACTTCTTCTGTGACCTCAACACCTTGATCAAGCTCTCCTGCTCAGATACCCACGTCAATGAGATGTTGGTGTTGGTCCTTGGAGGCTCAATGGTTCTCATCCCTTTTGTGTGCATCATGGCCTCTTACACACCTATTGCTGTGGTTGTGTGGAAGGTTACCTCAGCCTGGGGGAAATGGAAGGCATTCTCAACCTGTGGCTCTCACCTTTGTGTTGTCTGTCTCTTCTACGGGACTATTATTGGGGTCTACTTCAACCCTGTATCCACACACACCCCTCAGAAGGACATGGCAGCCACAGTGATGTACACCATGGTCACCCCCAtgttgaaccccttcatctacagtctgaggaatcAAGATCTGAAGGGTGCCCTTAGGAAACTTTTCATCAGGAACCACTATGCTAAGCCTCTTTGA
- the LOC130836283 gene encoding C-type lectin domain family 4 member G-like, with translation MGEISLSIAREPAQQDQKPPQDDPWTFSCLAMALTLLLLVLILGAVTKGLADTGHKRDIIQGEIFRQVEAVRADNESSCEPCPKIRMAFQGSCYLFSTYKLPWFEAMDHCAKEGAQLVIINSQVEQKFLSLKEDFLYWIGLRKEYSKDICKWQDGSAPTFM, from the exons ATGGGGGAAATCTCTCTGTCCATAGCCAGGGAGCCAG CACAGCAGGATCAAAAGCCGCCCCAGGATGACCCTTGGACGTTTTCCTGCCTGGCAATGGCCCTGACGCTGCTTCTGTTAGTCCTGATCCTTGGTGCAGTCACCAAG GGTCTGGCAGACACTGGACACAAACGGGACATCATTCAGGGAGAAATATTCCGGCAAGTGGAGGCTGTGAGGGCAGACAATG AATCTTCCTGTGAGCCCTGCCCAAAGATCCGGATGGCATTCCAGGGCTCCTGCTATTTATTTTCCACCTACAAACTCCCCTGGTTCGAAGCCATGGATCACTGTGCTAAGGAGGGTGCTCAGCTGGTCATCATCAACAGCCAAGTAGAGCAG AAATTCCTGAGTCTAAAAGAAGATTTCCTATACTGGATTGGCCTCAGGAAAGAGTACTCAAAGGATATTTGCAAGTGGCAAGATGGCTCAGCCCCTACCTTCATGTGA